In the genome of Macrobrachium nipponense isolate FS-2020 chromosome 42, ASM1510439v2, whole genome shotgun sequence, one region contains:
- the LOC135212935 gene encoding nicotinamide riboside kinase 1-like isoform X1 encodes MAEWLVVAISGVTNGGKSTVTRQLLEGLPSSTQLLCQDDYFYPEDSSCHIPCPGGLKHHNWDVITALDMEKMKLDVRNIINSSPIKEEGEDSLHASTRDSNSSIQTYRPVLLLDGFLIYDDSELTAMCDLRYFFTLSREQCWERRKKRDYEPPDPPGYFDACVWPMYEEHLDRVRKNVRDVIFLDGTENHFEIIYQQVLELTKVNPNCKQLN; translated from the coding sequence ATGGCAGAGTGGCTTGTAGTAGCCATATCAGGTGTCACAAATGGTGGGAAATCTACCGTGACGAGGCAGCTTCTTGAAGGGCTCCCAAGTTCTACCCAGTTGTTATGTCAGGATGATTATTTCTATCCTGAGGATTCTTCATGTCACATTCCTTGTCCAGGAGGCTTGAAACACCATAACTGGGATGTCATTACAGCCTTGGATATGGAAAAGATGAAATTAGATGTTAGGAATATCATAAATTCTTCCCCTATTAAAGAGGAGGGGGAAGATTCATTGCATGCATCTACACGTGACAGCAATTCTTCCATCCAGACGTATCGTCCCGTACTTCTCCTTGATGGGTTTTTGATATATGATGATTCTGAATTGACAGCCATGTGTGACCTCCGGTACTTCTTCACTCTGAGCAGAGAGCAGTGCTGGGAacggaggaagaagagagactaTGAACCCCCAGATCCTCCAGGTTATTTCGATGCTTGTGTCTGGCCTATGTATGAAGAGCATCTCGATAGAGTGAGGAAAAATGTTCGCGATGTCATATTCTTGGATGGTACAGAAAACCACTTTGAAATTATATACCAGCAAGTCCTTGAGTTGACCAAAGTAAATCCCAATTGTAAACAGcttaactga